The region ACCCAACAATTTGAGTGGACATCCGAACAAAATGCGTTTAGCACCAAACAGAAATTAGAACTCTTGGGAAAAAATGAACTCTGGGTCCGCCTAATGGTCGCCGATATACTTAGTGACATCATCAATTGGAATAGTCCTGATTCAGTTGGGGTTTCAATTCGTAGAATTTTGGAAGAATTTTTCAGAGATTTACCTATTCCAATTAGAGGGGCTCTTGGAAGAAGGTTTGCTAAGCCAAACGCTGAGCTTTGGAGATATTGGTGTGGCAGGAATGCCGACAGGGATGTAACGGCAAAACTCGCTTGGTCGACTATTCATGCTTCAAAGGGTCAGGAATTTGACGCTGTCTTACTAAAAATTCCTGCATCAGTAGTCATGGTTTCGTGGCTGGCAGGCGTTGCGAGTGAAGAACGAAGAGTTTTCTATGTTGGCGCAAGTCGAGCAAGAAAATTGCTCGTTCTGGCAGTCTCTGCTAATCGCTTTCAAGAAGTCAAAGGACAACTGGAAAGCTTGTCACTTCCAATAGTTTGCGAATCTCTTTAGTACCTACACTTTGAAGCACCACAAACTTGAAGAAGGGAATGCCAATTGGTCAATTCAATTATGTTATTCACATGAAGGTGCACTTGCTGCCGCAGGCCGATCCGGTGAAGATCGAGATTAGTTTAGAAAATGTGCATTGCTAGATTTAACTGACTCAACTGACACCAACGATCGCTTTCAGGCCACACTAAATCAGGTTTAATCATTCTCTGACACATTCATTCGGGGTCCAAGTTCAGTTGATAGGACATAAAAAGCAAAGGAAAACCAACACCAAATCTAATACCCAAGATAGTGTGCTTCTCGGGTGATTTCGACGTTTTAATGGCAGTACGGGTAAAGGGTTCGAAGGGCTTGCATTAACGATTGGTGGGGTTGTCCAAGAATTTGCCATCATCAATGGGTATTGTTCAAGTAAGGCAGACATTTTGGTTAACCAAAAAACGTTGCGGAGACCAAAATCGGGGCCACACACGTAAAAATTCTGAGAAAAACTGCGTCGGCAGCCCCCAAATGTCTGTCCCTGTCACTAGTCTCAGCGGAGACAATCGAAACCGAGGTGGGCAATAAGTGTCAGTAAGTTTGGAAGACTTAGAACGCCGACTTTGGGATGCGGCGAATGCCCTACGAGGCCCAGTCGATCCAGCCGATTTCAAAACTTATACCTTCCCTATTCTCTTCTGGAAATGGATCTCCGACACCTGGGACTGGGAACATGCCAAGGCACTCGGCGACTACGGAGATTCGGTCGACCCTCTAGTTGAAGCCGACTATCACAAGTTCACTCTCCCTGCCGGTACCCATTGGCGCGATGTCACCACCAAGACGGCAAACCTGGGCGCTCAAATCAACAAGGCTCTTGGCAAGATCGAGCAAGCTAATCCAGAAAGTCTTGCTGGAATTTTCGGTGACGCTTCCTGGGGCAATAAGGAACGGCTTCCCGAGACTGCCTTAGTCAATCTACTCAATGCCTTTAACGGTATGAAACTCAATCCTGATGAAGTTAGCCATGACCTCCTTGGTCAAGGCTATGAATATTTGTTGAAAAACTTTGCCGATGAATCTGGCAAAAAGGCTGGAGAGTTCTTCACGCCACGCCAGATTGTGCGCCTACTTATTCGCATTCTCGATCCACAAAGCGGAGAGAGTGTCTATGATCCAGCTTCTGGCAGCGGCGGAATGCTCGTAGAAACTATCAATACAGTTCGAGATCATGGAGGCGATACTCGAACCCTTCGCCTCTATGGACAAGAAGTAAATCTAACTACCAGTGCCATCGCGCGGATGAATCTTTTCCTTCATGACATTGAAGATTTCAAAATTGTTCGTGGCGATACCTTGCGATCACCGGGATTGCGAGAAAGTGATGGTCGCATCTCCACTTTTGATGTTGTCGTTGCTAACCCACCGTTTAGTCTTCAAAACTGGGGTGCCGAGATGTGGGCCGCTGATACCCGCTCCTTCTGCGGTGTGCCACCGGCAAAGAACGGCGATTTTGCCTGGGTACAACACATGGTTGCATCAATGAATCCGCAGACCGGTCGCGTAGGTGTTGTCATGCCACACGGTGTTCTCTTTCGCGGGGGAGCCGAAGCAAGAATTCGTGAATGTTTAATCAAAGATGATCGACTTGAGGCCGTTATCGGACTTCCAGGGAATCTTTTCTACTCAACGAGCATTCCTGCATGCCTCTTAATCTTTCGAGCAGACAAACCAAAAAAACGCCGTAAGCACGTGCTTTTTATTGATGGGTCAGCGCGATTCGTTAAGAACCGCAATCAGAACTCGATGAGCGATGACGATGTTGCAACGATCCTTAACGCTTACACAAGTGGGAAAGATCCAGACGGCGATAGTGGGACACAGGTACGTCTGATTCCACTCACCGAAATCGAAGGCAATAACTTCGATCTCAACATTGGGCGCTACTTGAAAACCATCACTGCAGATATAACAGATTTGCCGACTGCGCTAGCAGAGTACCAAACAGCCCGAACGGCTCGGATCGAATCCGAGCGCGCACTTTTCGAACGTCTCACTGCCGCCGGTATCGCAGACTTTGAGGTGGACCATGAATGATGAATGGATGAATGCGACGCTGGGTGCATGCTGTGACTTTGTGAATCAGAAGGCGGATCCCAAAACTCTGCATGCGGACACCATATACATCGGTTTGGAACACATCACTCCAGAAGTTGGTCGCGTTTATCAGTGTGGTATCACCGCTGACGTTTCAAGCATGGTCATCCTGTTTCAACAAGACGATGTGCTTTTCGGACGACTCAGGCCTTACCTCAAGAAGGTGGTTTATGCGCATTCTTCAGGAGTTTGCTCGCCAGAGGTTCTGGTGCTCAGAGCAAGAACAGATGTGATCTCTCCTGGCTTCCTTTACCTTGTTGCATCCCGTGATGCTGCAATCGACCATGCTGTCGCTTTGAGTGCGGGCTCTCGCATGCCGAGAACTGCACCTTCGGACCTTGCCTCTCTTCCAATCTTGCTTCCACCCCTTCCCATCCAGCGTCGGATTGTGGATCTCATGGCACATCTTGATAACCATTTGGCGAACTTGAGGGCCGAGAGGACTGCGGCGAAGCAGCTGCTCGTCGCGCTCCGTGATGACCTGCTTGCGTCGACCTTGGATTGGACTGAATCCACTTTGGGAGACCTAACGAAAAAGATTGGAAGTGGTGCCACTCCTAGAGGTGGAGAGTCGGCCTATGTGCAAGCGGGTATTTCGCTCATTCGCTCGCAGAACGTATATGACTTTCGCTTCCAATGGGAGGGGTTGGCTCGGATAACTGATTCGCAGGCACGATTACTGGATGGCGTGACTGTCGAGTGTGGCGATGTTCTTATTAATATTACGGGCGCTTCCGTGAACCGCGTTTGTTGCGTTCCGGATTCGGTGCTTCCCGCTCGCGTTAATCAACATGTTGCGATACTTCGCCCTGACATAAACGTTCTCGACTCTTCGTTTCTCGCGCATCTGCTTAGAAGGTCGGACTTGAAAGTGAGTTTGGATATCTTGTCTGGTTCAGGTACTACTCGCCAGGCAATTACGAAACTCCAACTCGAATCATTCGTTGTGACCTTGCCCAATATTGCCGAGCAGCGAAAGCGGGCGTCTTTACTGGACGACCAAGTTCGCGTGATTGATTGCTTCTCCAAAGAAGTTGAAGCATTTGTTGTATTTCGAGCAAGAGTCCTAAATGCATTACTTGACGGAGTGGTATCCCTCGCAGCGGACTACGATATTTTCTTGCCCGAGGTGGCGTGATGACGGGCTTCACGGAAACGTCGACAGTCCAATCGTGGTTGATTGGGCGCCTTGTTGAACTGGGATGGACTTATGTTTCGGCCAATGAGTTGCCGCGCATTGATACAGATGTGTTTTGTGAAGAATCGTTAATCGAAGCGATCCAGACTCTCAATCCAAATGTTCGAGATGCTCCCGAGCAGATCGATGAGATTCTGCCGCGGGTTCGTTCGACAATCTTGTCAGCAGTAACAGATGGGTTGCTTGCGGCAAATGAGCGAATGACGACGTTGCTACGTGGAGATACA is a window of Candidatus Planktophila sp. DNA encoding:
- a CDS encoding restriction endonuclease subunit S produces the protein MNDEWMNATLGACCDFVNQKADPKTLHADTIYIGLEHITPEVGRVYQCGITADVSSMVILFQQDDVLFGRLRPYLKKVVYAHSSGVCSPEVLVLRARTDVISPGFLYLVASRDAAIDHAVALSAGSRMPRTAPSDLASLPILLPPLPIQRRIVDLMAHLDNHLANLRAERTAAKQLLVALRDDLLASTLDWTESTLGDLTKKIGSGATPRGGESAYVQAGISLIRSQNVYDFRFQWEGLARITDSQARLLDGVTVECGDVLINITGASVNRVCCVPDSVLPARVNQHVAILRPDINVLDSSFLAHLLRRSDLKVSLDILSGSGTTRQAITKLQLESFVVTLPNIAEQRKRASLLDDQVRVIDCFSKEVEAFVVFRARVLNALLDGVVSLAADYDIFLPEVA
- a CDS encoding class I SAM-dependent DNA methyltransferase yields the protein MSVSLEDLERRLWDAANALRGPVDPADFKTYTFPILFWKWISDTWDWEHAKALGDYGDSVDPLVEADYHKFTLPAGTHWRDVTTKTANLGAQINKALGKIEQANPESLAGIFGDASWGNKERLPETALVNLLNAFNGMKLNPDEVSHDLLGQGYEYLLKNFADESGKKAGEFFTPRQIVRLLIRILDPQSGESVYDPASGSGGMLVETINTVRDHGGDTRTLRLYGQEVNLTTSAIARMNLFLHDIEDFKIVRGDTLRSPGLRESDGRISTFDVVVANPPFSLQNWGAEMWAADTRSFCGVPPAKNGDFAWVQHMVASMNPQTGRVGVVMPHGVLFRGGAEARIRECLIKDDRLEAVIGLPGNLFYSTSIPACLLIFRADKPKKRRKHVLFIDGSARFVKNRNQNSMSDDDVATILNAYTSGKDPDGDSGTQVRLIPLTEIEGNNFDLNIGRYLKTITADITDLPTALAEYQTARTARIESERALFERLTAAGIADFEVDHE